One Cardiocondyla obscurior isolate alpha-2009 linkage group LG02, Cobs3.1, whole genome shotgun sequence genomic window, ATAAAGCACTTCCGAGCTCCGCGAAAAATGCATACGTTCCCGCTGGCTAACCCTTGAAACCTTACTTCGAGATCCCTTCCAATCCCTCCTCGTCACCAGCTCGTCCCGAAAAACCGGCGGCTCCGCGCGATACGACGTGCGATTAGAACTACACGAGAAGGAAGTCGTTACGCGCCTTCGAGATCACCTAAGACCTGATAAAATTCACTTCGTCTTGGTAGGCATCAACTCTTTTCCACGTAGCAAATTCTAATGTCTTATGCAGGGTTGATGAATTTTAACGAGTTCCGGAAATTATCACCACCggctatatacatatattcgctCTTTTCGCATCAACTACATATATGATCTATCTAGCACGAAACAGGATAACTCAGTTATAATGCCGACAgtcttttcaattttgttttaacaaatttgatttattgtaaaatttattaaagagtagcctaatacttttttaatgttttaatagaaacgtttaataatatagTCACAAAATATTCAGAATTTAAACGTgatgttaaaattttacaagaaaattgTTAAGAAATACTTGAGCATTTTAACtgtgttataaattaaagaaaaataaaaaaaaaaagaaagaaaaacaaacaaaaatctAAACTTACGTACATTAGTATATCGTCAATTAGTTCATTTAATGTGACCCAGTGGTTTAACGCGAGCAAGCGTCTCCTTATAACGAGAAACGTGTGAATATTCTCACAGCTTCAGTTTCAGATTGCACAGGAAGTTTCATGATCGTATTGTCTAGTAACATGAAGCAGTAGGTAgtgaaataagaaagaaaagaaacgtacACGAAGCAGCGTAGATTGTGAGAAAAGGTAGTTGATGAAAACCGGTGGCGAATGAATTCGTACGGAAAATTTGCAAGTAACGATTTTAGTACTAGAAACTGGGTGCTAACCATTTCTAACCGAAGACGAAGCGATAGTGTTTCATTTACATAACCGTAATTCTACTTAGTGGCGGATACCTAATTCCCTCATACGTTTCCGTTTCTCCTCCGTGCCAGAATTCGCGGTATTTAGGCGACCACCGATTTAGCTGAGTACTTTCTCGAGACAAACACTTTCAAATGTGCAAACTTGTAATCCACATTACGGGCGGGCCAATCTCTGCAAATGGACTCGAAAACAACGTGTTTCTGCAATATCCTACGCTGTTAATGTCAATATTTACGGCTGGTCTTGGTATAGAGCGTAATTGTAAACGAAGAATGAATCacgtaacattaattatatatgtagaaaagaaaaagacatttaatatataaaaattgtggTTGCAACTTTTGTTGTCACGATCCAATTATTACgtgtaacaaattaaaataagataaacgGGTGAAAGCAggattagaaataaaaattaagctacTTAAAAAGTATTCATATATTTACATGAGgagcgtatattaaatattaaaaatacaggCTAATAAAGATTGTTATATCCGGCGAgtaattgcattaataattgCTCATCGGATATAAGatttgatataatataatatatatataaaacataaattaaaattctagttaaatgtatataaattaaaattcttaaaaaagaagaaaggtgGATATGGGTTAAGGAGCAAATGGATGCGTTTTATGGCTTGGCAGTATCGTCACTGCGTACTTTGTAACAATGAGCGTCTCTTAAAACTATACGCTCTACTTATTTTACGTATCTGCAATACACCAAGTTATGCATAACCGTTTGCCAGGCGAAAGGGCATAAAAATGCAAGAACTTTAAGATTATGCCACACTCGGAATTTTTAACGGTGCGCTTTCACGACACTCGCTCATTTTCAACTTACGCGCAGAACGGCGAATCCTAAAGTCGCATAAAAGTCGTTAATACGCGAGCGGCGGAAGGAAAATAACGTATGTACATCGTTTACCCGATAGTAATCAACGTTTTGAGGTTGCTCCGAGTTTCCGCCGTGTACGGCTTTAAGGCACGCGTACGGCGTGTGTGTATTTCTTCGCACGCGCCTAACAGCGGACTAGACGGTAATAGAGGTCCGCATCCACCGATTATCGCCACAAAGGCATGCAAAACCAAGCTTTAGCGCGCTTGCACGCCCGCGGGGACGAGCAATGCGTTTCACTCGGAACGAGATTCTCATAGGGACCAAGCGCTGTTCCGCCGGGTCATTAAATGAGGTTCTGAACTTTCACCTCGGTGAAGACCGATCCGCGAAAAGATATGAGGCCACCGATCAATCTCCACCGATCGGTGAATCAAGTGACTTTCCGCAGGAACACCGTATCGTTAACTGTAGATTTCACGAGAGCGGTGTCGCAACCTATTGACCTACATGCGTGTTAATAAACGTGTAATGCTTCTCGTACCGCGCTTATCGTTTTCATGCATTGTGCGAGGGCAGCGAATGCCAGACTTCGCCATCTCTTTCGAATCGAATTGAAAGTAGTATCATTATTAATAGCATCGAAAATCTtgtttgatattaaataattctttcattttcGAAAGAATTATCAAgtcaataaaatttctatagACGAGGATATAAGATAAGCCGCTGACGCAAAGACAAGAAAAGAAAGGTAAAGAGTTTCAAGAACTTAACTCGATTTTAACAAACGTTTGACAGATAATGAGACTCGCGATTTatcaacattaattattattattaattttaattttttttttttttttttttttaataaagatatcgcCGGTACTCGCATTTCTTCCTACAATCGCTCTCGTAATTCTGGTGAGAGGCGAGAAATTCTTAAGTAAGCGgacgatttatttaataaaacgttatcgATACTTGTTACTTTCACTTGCTTGCGccaaaataagataaaatggATAGAAAACTTTCGTTTCGCGCGTACCTTCTAATTTCAGTTTCTAATTAATCAAgcattttaaacgtttttcagGATCTTATTGAGagttatacaattttatatctttaaacgAGTAATTTTTGGAAGTAAAGTAATCAGACAAGTTATGTTGGTTAACTTTAACgttaaattacgaaatatcGATTCTTTATAACCTTTTTAGAAAtgaaaattctaatttattatccgtgaaaaaaatgattattcgTACTTTTCGTTATATGTCATAAAAACTTGTAATTATAGAACGTTGCATGTTCTTATTAGAAGcaagaaacattttaatttttgtcgcaAGTATAGCGGcacgtttaaatataaaatgttgatgttatattaagatatttcattaattaatcacAAGCATGGAAAGTAAAAGGCATCACGTTAGCAGcagtatctttttttctcgtcggAAATAGAAATCGACAAATCTCTGAGAAGAGAATTAGAGCGATTGAAGCTTTATAAAGAatactgtaaaatatttttacagaggcacttatgaattaatttatagactTTGTTTTATTGTTGTTTTGCTTACTTTCTTTTATGGCTTGCGTTTTATTTTGTAGCACTGACCTAATCTCTTTTCTCGGTTCTCCGTATTTAGTGTCAAAGAATAAAGCCACTGTCGATTCgctatttgaatattttttatcctcGTCGCTAACTTTCTCGACTCGATCTTGCAAATTACTATTTTGCGCTTGGCTATCTACGGTGATAAAGTGACCGCCAATTCCTTGTGATTGATCGGACTCGAAAACTTTATCCAATTGTTGAGCTTGAGGTAGACCTTGAAGTTGTATGGGGCCATTTCCTGGCTGCTCTATGGCAGCTAAAATGTCCTGAAGAAGGCCATTGGACAATACTTGATCGTGTCTAATGCTGCCATCCGAATTCTCGGTACCATATCCACCGTCCGCTGGTTGTATCTGCAATCTGTAAGTGCCTTTGGAACCATGAATTTCGAAGTCGTCGGCATTCTCCGCGGTCAGTCTCTGGGCCAAAGACAACGCTTCGCTCCCCTCGCTCGTTTTCAAAAATTGACTAGCGTCCACTTCGTTTGATCCGATATTCTTTTCGCCACTAAAACCCTGCGCGGTTAAACTCGCGGTAATTGCTTCAGCGGATATTCCCGAGCCGTGTTCGAACGACGATACCGCGGGGTAGATGTTAGGAGACTGACTAGACAAATGCGTAGAGAGTTCGTTTGAGACGTCTGCGACAGGAGCGTGAACTGCCTTAGCATCACTCGCTTCGTTCGATGAATCGTAATTTAGGCCTACGGGATTACCGTAGCTATCTTTCAAATTGATTTTTTGTTGTTCGTTATATTGTAAATCCAGTGTATTCACTGAAGGTCCTCCCAGAAAATTATCCAGCGGTTTCGTAAGTGGCAGTAAATTATCTGTAAAAATGGAATTTTGATTATTGATGTCGGATATATCGTTTTCCGTAAAAGCTGGACTGTGGGTGTTGACATTTCCAGAAGGAGTTTCTGCATTTTCAAAACCGAGTTGCTTTTCGTTAGAATGCAAGGGTAATCCACCACCTAACGATAGTCCCTCGCTCGAGAGCCCTTCACCACCTGAAGATAAGCTTCCACTCGAGCGTAGCTCTCCGCTGGAATGCAATTCTCCGCTTGAAGGTAAACTACCGCTTAAAGGTAGTTCTCCGGTTGCGGACAATCCTGTACTTGAATGCAATGCTCCGTTCACGGGCAAGAGTGGCTGCAAAGAATTGCAGTCGTAATTGTTGCCGATTGATAGAGGCGCGTTTACCACAGGCGTGCCGTATGTCGTTAGCGTATTACTAATTCCATTATAGAGATTACTGCCAAATCCGGAAGATGTTGAAGTAAAAGAAGTAGGTGGAACAAAGTTAGGTGCTCCATAAGTTAAATGCGGTGATGGTGTATTAAAATCGTTGAACGATAATGGAGTTCCATATTGTACGTAAGGCGCGGCAATTGGAGAATTTAAGTGTGCATTAAATGTACCGGACGAACCGAAAGAGCCCGAAAATAAATTGCTCGATTTTAATGTATGGCGGAAAGATACTGGCACATGAAGATTCGGTAATTGTTGTTTCGCAGGTGGCGGTAAATATCGATTAATATTCGACAACAGTCCCGTTGGTATAGATTCTCTGAATTTAATCGGTTCTCGATTTCGTGGCGGTATCAAAGAGCCTACAGGAATCGGCGGTGGTCTGAACGGGCCGTGAAATCGATGCGAATGTAGATTTTGCTTGTGGAAAGAATTTCCAAATATTCCGAATGACGAAAATAACGGACCTCGTCCTCCGTGCGCGGCAGGGTAAGGACCGTTCGGCGAATAAGAAGAGAGGGGTGGTGCACCATAAGAATTAAAAGGTGGAGGAGAAAGTAAAGATGCTCCTGATATGTGCTCAGTAGTTCCAAAAGTACCAGTTGTTAAAGGTACGCCATAGTCGCTTGCTGGCGTTTGCTGCGGAAGCTGTTGCAAGGATAGATCGTTTCCTATGTTTTGAAATTTGTGAGAATCTCCGACGTCGTTTAGACCGTCTGCGTGAGATCCGCCATTGTCTAATGTCAAATCTAACCCCGAGTTAAGCGGAGCAGAATTAGTATTAATTGAATTCGAGATATGATTGAATGACGAGGTGTCAGAAGTACCACCTGATAAATTCGAAACGTCCGAATTTAAAGCGCCAGTTGTAGGTAACAGCTCAAATCCTACTGTCTTTACGATTGACAACGGTTCGATGTTCGGCGCTCCGTATTGCGCGTTTAATTGTTGTCGACCAAATTGATCATCATGTTGACTAGTAGTTACAGCGCCCGGCCCTTGATTGTTGTGCAGAGGTTCGTTTTGCGGCAGCGGCGGAGGCGGTAGTCCATTATTCTCCGAGGAAGCCGAGGACTCGTGCACGGATGTCTTCAGATCTTGATCGTCGGGATTTTGTAACGGCACGCCGTAAGAATCGCTAGGCACATTCGAGTTCATCGAGGCGCTTAATTGAGCGTGAGACAATTGCGATGAACTTTCGACGTAATTATGCTTCGCTTCGAGAGGAGGTCCATATGTATCTGTCGGAGGACCACTTTGATTAGGGGTGGTGGTCAATCCCGCGATGGGCTGCCATCCATCGTACTTTATGTCAGGAGGTGTGGGTGGTGCTGGAACTCCTGGCGGAGGCGCTGGCGGTGGAGGTCCATATAAATCACCAGCTGGTGGACCGTATTGCGGTTGCGGCGCGGATACGGGCAGCGGCGGTGGACCGTACTCGTCATTGGGCAGAGGATTAAACTGAATAGCTAATTTCGGAGGTGGTGGACCGTAAGTCTCGAGCGATATAGGAATAGGTGGTCCGTGGCCTGGCTTAGGCGGTATATATTGCTGACTCGATGTAGCGACGAGTTTCAATGGTGGGCCGTACTGAGGTTTCGGTGACCTGAACGGCGGAAATGAGCCCAACGGTGGCGTAAAATGTTGTTTCGGTAATCCGTAATGAAGTTTCGGCGGACCGTACGTAGGCttagaaaaaagagaaggcgCTCCGAAGCCAAAATTTTGTTTCGGCGGTCCGTATTGCGGCTTGACATTTCGTGGCGGTCCGTATGAGATAGGTAACGGTCCGAATACAGGCGGTGGTAATtccggcggtggcggcggatAAATCGGAGTCGGTCCTTGATTACCGACTAATTCCGGAGGCCCATATACCGGCGCTGGCCCTTTAAAACCAGACCCCAGGGGTGGCCCATATTCGTCAGGCGGAGAATCGAAAGTATTACTTATTCTGTCATCAGCTTTAACCTTGGTAgttttctcctcttccttgATTAACGGTACTTGCGAGGTCACCTTGTTGACAACCGCTTGTGCATGATGTTCAATTAACAGGACGCAGAACAGTGCGAATAGCATCTAAAAGCAGAATAAGAGGGCTAGAATAGGAGAAAGTGACGACTTCTCGGCAattgcgattaatttttctttattttccacACTAATTGTCTATGATTATACTGAAAATATACTCGCAGAATAATGTAACTTATGTAAAGATAATAATACGTTGCGCTCGAGACCTCGGAAGACTTTAATGCAgcaaaagtattattattacgtaacaaagctaacataattttatgtattttacttaaaaaattttaatcgggTTAATTTATGCATcgcaatatatataattaattaatcaaatatcaATTATCGATTTAATACTATAAACAttgaaattcataatttaattattataattgttgaGTCATCTGTTGATATTCAACCACAAATTTttgctttacatttttatctttgtatctctgcctttctttttcaagaatttataattaaacgtacgAGAGCATGTTACAAAAATAAGCATCGTCTTTTAATGAGATGATATGTTTTTTGTTGGAAACGTTATTATCGAAAAtgaacgaaaaataattatgttgcATGCAACCATTTAAGCATCCGAGGCGCCGTATTACGTGTTCTAATTCGCTGGGCGGTTAAGAATAGTTTCGCAGAGCATATGAAGATCACCTATGCTTGCTATTGTGTAGTAGCCATATTGGAGGCCGTGAGAACTCCTGTGTTCGCTTAAGCCCGGGAAGTCATCTCAATGTATGTGAAAATTATGTAAAGCCACGTTTACACATTCTGGGCATTAGGGAAGCGTGCACGTGAGTGAATAATTACGTCAATTGTAAGCGGAATAGCAGGTGTTGCATGAAGACGAATTACGAAAATGAATAAATGAGATTTCTTTTGAGATGCTAATTCCGcctatttttaatacaaagagGCAATTTTTAGAACAATGAACTGCTATATATACGTTCGTAATTCTCAAAAGAAGATACGtgcaattaaatgtatttcgtAAACAAGATAGTCGACCAAAAACTATTTACTTGatcgcaatttttaaaatagcaAAGTATTCTCTCCATGacatataaaattagaatGCGCGAAAATTGTAGATATATTTTCGTCATAGATATCTCTTACAAAAGACACTATTATTTATGCTACAAATTGTCTGAAGTCATAGCCATtagattacatttttattaacaagtaGTATCAAATGCAATagaatttgcaaaaaaataatttattgaccaaataaaaaaagagcattatttttttattaagtgcttaaaatttaagtaattaatctGCATGTGCGATAATGTGTTACATTAACTCAGATTactacaataatttatatataaaacagtTGGTACCGTAATTAATTGCAACATCATTTTTACGTCTCTTCTAAAAAGCATTAGATTAATAAGACACGGTGAGAACATAGAAGTTCACCGTCTGTCAATGCCGGCAAGAAACCATTGCCTTCTCTTAAGTAGCACGATGGCCGAGATGCAAGGCTAACATAATCAACCGTACTTTCTCCGAAGAGTACGGGAAGAGTTTGTAACCCGGCAATGTATCGCAACGATTGCAGATTCAGATAATTACGtttgtaacataattttttttagtcccattttttattataatatttaattacgtatctaaaaacatatatattttttttttggattaataatataaaatttaaaaattattttaaaaaatcatcaAATGACATgtgcataaatttattaaaatgatacatattttatataacaaattttcTATGCAGTTTATGTTCTATGTAGTTCAATTGTATTTTGCctccaaaaattttattcattttattacgTGCAcattagagagaaaaaaaaattaatttttttaatataaagaaaattaatatgtttcattttctttcgtgGAAATAGTCACTTATATTTAGATTACTTTTGCATGCGGATGCACGTTTTTACTGCCCGTATAGAAACGTGTATATCTCACGCAACTCTCGTTTTCACGCACATTGTGATGCACGCGGGTGCAATGAcctatattctttattatatatatataattatatatataactagTACTTTTTATAGTTACcgtctaattttaattttactttttcgatATGTATAATCTACAATATAAAATCCGAGCACAAGTGTCTTGAACAcgtaaaacagaaaattagTTTGTccggtaaaaaataaatttgatcgGCAGTTCAATCATTCTCAGCTATTGAAGAGAAAAAACCAGTTAGTTAATTtctaaatgttaaaaatgacGATAAGCTTTTacgtcaatttaaaaaaaaaaaagaaagttttaaaaCAGATGAcgtgttttaaatatttatgttaaataaatcagaattaaaaattaaaatagctacggtaaatttaatataatttattactcaATATAACTGTGattgtcaaatttttattaatttgcggGAAGAATAAGCACTGCGACTAGACTAAAAGCATTAACGATTCAAATTCTCTACGACCTACCTTGAATTTAACCATGACACACGCGCGTAAACCGCAGCCTCGACACTACACACAGATTATCCGATTACTACGTGAATCTTCTTACTCTTGAAGTTCTCTCAGCTTTTCTCCACCGCACTTTAAGGGAAGTCGCGTCTAACTGGAGCCTGTCGTATGTGATTTAACGGTGGCTTTTCGTATCACATATCGCACACACCATACTGGCATTCGTCGAGGCCCACAGCCTCTTTGACAAGCGAGCACCACGACTCGCCAATACTAACACAAAAAATGCTCGGTCTCGTATGAAGATCCCGCTTATATAGACTCCGAGAAGACTACCAGTCGGAGGAGTTGTCGACTGAAGTTGCTGGGTGAATCGTGGAAAGGAGACccgagaagaggagagagtGAGTACGCCTAAGGGTacggagaaaagagagaggagcggagagagagagacacagGGAGGGCGTACAGAGAGAGATGTGGGGAAGAGCGCGAGAAGAGACAGCCCTCCTCATACgtcgtttaaaaattctctttgTAGAGAAAGTAGGCTAGCCTTGTCTCGCCGAAGAAGATGCGCCACCGCACGTGTATCCCTCGGTCCCCGACGACTTACAACCCATCCGTCGCGTGAAACCGGTTGTAAATCCTTCCTCGGAACGTAGAAAACAGTTCCGAAGGATTGATCAATCGTACACTTCCTTTGCacttaacaataaaaaaagaaccgatGCTAAAAGTTATATCGGTAGATTTATTGAACGGTCTGGCTGAGactaaaaaaagagaaaaaaaaaacgccgtaatttatataaaaggaTGAGTAAAACTTGTAATGATCTGTTTGTACGTTTTATGTGAAGGATATTTGTTTCGGAAAGTTTAACTAGTAAATTAGCCAATTACCAATCACTGACAGATATACACACGCGTTTGAGATACTTGCTGGTTCTTCATTTAAAGATTGATCAAGAATCAGTAATGCATACTGAGCTCTGAAGGATGTCTATCAAGAGTGTTGCATCGCGTGTGTGCATAAGAAATCTTACGCAAGGCGATGCAATAATTGCAGATTGATGTAATCCTCAATCGTATTGATTAATTATCGCAATGTGATTAGAACGTGTAGTAATTCAACACGACACGGGAAAACaagatattctttttaataaaaaatatttttaataaaataaaattctttaaacaatgttataaaaatcgtGATTTGGTTTTTTTCTAGAccaaaagatttattaatttaatagaataaacttaaaattataaaaaataaaatataaaaaaaaattgttgatacatctttatatttacttttttattaatatatgcaaattttacgcaaaatattgTTATGATCTTTAAGCTTCTTTAAGCTTTTAATCATGCTCAGGATGTTTTctgatgtaaaataaaaagacgagAAAGACCAATTTATGTACCTGAGCAAAACAGATATACAttggtatatatatatacgtgtacaCACGTGCGCTTTATTGAGATCCATTACGTTGTCATCAATAATTCAGCGAAAAAGTGCCGCCCCTTATAGTCTGGCTTTGCTTGTCTGTCGACAGTACCGTATAGCTGATCCTGTTACTGTTGCAAAAACCTTAAAGTAACGCGAGACTCGCAAACAAAATTGCTTCGTTCAAAAATCTGCATGGTATGGAGGCGCAAGGAAAATATAACTAGTTGCGGGACACGCGCTTGAATTAATTGTTCAACGACACCGTtcattagaatttttttccagCCTCTCTTTATTCACCGACTTCTGTAGAATGAGTTACCGCCACATTGTTAAAACGACCGCTAATGTGTCATTGTCATTGAGATTTATTCTAAaactttcgaaaatattttctatttaaacgtatttattaattgtcgCACATACTTATTAGCGAAATTTTCGACAGAATGCGGAAGTCTGTTTTTTCAGTCGTagattatttgtattattgtaaaatttattattttgaagatattgtattttagcttaaataataagtattaCAATTTAATCGGTAAATATTCCATATTTTCTCAACAATATCATATTTCTTAAGAAAACTTTAACTTACGTTAATAATGTCGGAAGAAATTGGAAGTGTTGGTTTTAATCTCATCTTTTACGTATGGGCTCCTTGACGTTTATATCATAAATAATGTGCGCACTCAGAGAATTTCCTAATCTGATTAAACTATCAAACTTACATTACTGAAGTTATAGTTTCATACATTacactctttttctttaacgtatatttatgtaattatataatacacggatctttaaagaaatttttatttattaattttctttttcttaatgaaacatgtataaatagttttattttatgatgtTGTAATCgttgtattatatattacattacgttacattaaaaattatataatttttagttggTTTAGAAAATGTTCTTAAAAGTATATACCTTTGCACGTGAAAAAGTGAATGCACTAAAACGTGAGGCTTGCgatgtcttttttatttccaaccGTGAACGTAATACTAATCTAATAGTTTAGTTTGGTTAGTTAGATTTCGTAATTTCATGACGAGCAGTTGAACATAAGAGGGAACTTATTTATTTGTTGCAGCAGGATCCACGGTCAAGGTGAACGGTCGACGGCCATCGAAGTTTTAGGGTCACGTCAACTGGAATGCGCGCAGGTGCGGCAACATCTTATATTGCCAGGTAAgactttcttctttctttcgctcgagGTCATCGCAGGGAGATACGTTGAGAGAAATCAACGAACGAAACGCTTTTTCAATGACATTTCTAAATTACGGATATTTTTGGAATGgaagtttctttttatcaagTTTCATTTCCTtcttagaaataaaaatgtatatttcccTTGTTACATAAATGCCAATGAGTATAATGAATTTAGAgtactaaaaagaaaatgttaactTCCGATATtgatataattgaaattttaattaacttgatAGATTtatgctttttttaaataaaaaaaaaaaaatatatatatatttatatacttgcTTTCTATTTACgaatacgttaaaaaaattgtttcaagtAATTACaacaaattgataaaatataaatttgtaaaacaaagtggtttatattaattgcatgATAAACCGAAATGTGGAGCATTCGATTTAAGCATAATATGCAGAATATGAGATTCAATGAGTATTTAGTATTCCAATGTTCATATATTAAGGGTTAATACCCATAGGCAAATGGTAACAATATTGGAAAATTTAGTAAGTGTCGATCCATGTAATTTATCAGCACCACCTGGTTTGTCACACCTGATCTCCTGTTAAATCGTCCGCACATTTATACACATGCCACACTGGCTCAATTTGCAGCGAATAACCAGAAGTGgctcaataaattaatatttgatatacaATTTGCTCATAAGTAccaaaaataaagaatataaattaataaatttatataataacaaCGTTATCTCTTTGATaaataatcatatattttatccAGATCGTGCATTTTGCAATTTAcgtcaaaattttaaataatttgaattattatgCAAAAGAAATTTCCATTCCAACTTCTGCACAGCTTTATGATTTCTTAGTAACGCTCTATAACATCGTGAATGATTATTTTGAAAAGATCGAAAATTATCTTAAGAATATTCTGAAAGACAGAACGTAAAACTGCTGTTTATTACCGATtcaaaaataagaataatcgGTTCTTTGAAGTACGTTTATTCAAATGTATGCGGGACGGGAATGCACAGTGAGCTTTCCTTTCAATCAACCGATGACTTCTTTTCCAATCGACGAACTGACTTGACAAACCTCACTTATATAATTAGGGATGTCTTTCAATGCAAAATGCTCAAGCCTCCATTCTTACAATATGTAGATGTTGTTTCACCAATGACACCTATTATATTGTGACGAACGTTTTCACTAATACATAGTAATCACAAAGAACTGACGCCAATCTTTTGCACGCACCTCTTGTGACGAAACTCAGTATTTATTCAAGCTACAAAACGTGTCTCAATATATGTACACGTATAA contains:
- the LOC139113426 gene encoding uncharacterized protein; amino-acid sequence: MLFALFCVLLIEHHAQAVVNKVTSQVPLIKEEEKTTKVKADDRISNTFDSPPDEYGPPLGSGFKGPAPVYGPPELVGNQGPTPIYPPPPPELPPPVFGPLPISYGPPRNVKPQYGPPKQNFGFGAPSLFSKPTYGPPKLHYGLPKQHFTPPLGSFPPFRSPKPQYGPPLKLVATSSQQYIPPKPGHGPPIPISLETYGPPPPKLAIQFNPLPNDEYGPPPLPVSAPQPQYGPPAGDLYGPPPPAPPPGVPAPPTPPDIKYDGWQPIAGLTTTPNQSGPPTDTYGPPLEAKHNYVESSSQLSHAQLSASMNSNVPSDSYGVPLQNPDDQDLKTSVHESSASSENNGLPPPPLPQNEPLHNNQGPGAVTTSQHDDQFGRQQLNAQYGAPNIEPLSIVKTVGFELLPTTGALNSDVSNLSGGTSDTSSFNHISNSINTNSAPLNSGLDLTLDNGGSHADGLNDVGDSHKFQNIGNDLSLQQLPQQTPASDYGVPLTTGTFGTTEHISGASLLSPPPFNSYGAPPLSSYSPNGPYPAAHGGRGPLFSSFGIFGNSFHKQNLHSHRFHGPFRPPPIPVGSLIPPRNREPIKFRESIPTGLLSNINRYLPPPAKQQLPNLHVPVSFRHTLKSSNLFSGSFGSSGTFNAHLNSPIAAPYVQYGTPLSFNDFNTPSPHLTYGAPNFVPPTSFTSTSSGFGSNLYNGISNTLTTYGTPVVNAPLSIGNNYDCNSLQPLLPVNGALHSSTGLSATGELPLSGSLPSSGELHSSGELRSSGSLSSGGEGLSSEGLSLGGGLPLHSNEKQLGFENAETPSGNVNTHSPAFTENDISDINNQNSIFTDNLLPLTKPLDNFLGGPSVNTLDLQYNEQQKINLKDSYGNPVGLNYDSSNEASDAKAVHAPVADVSNELSTHLSSQSPNIYPAVSSFEHGSGISAEAITASLTAQGFSGEKNIGSNEVDASQFLKTSEGSEALSLAQRLTAENADDFEIHGSKGTYRLQIQPADGGYGTENSDGSIRHDQVLSNGLLQDILAAIEQPGNGPIQLQGLPQAQQLDKVFESDQSQGIGGHFITVDSQAQNSNLQDRVEKVSDEDKKYSNSESTVALFFDTKYGEPRKEIRSVLQNKTQAIKESKQNNNKTKSIN